A single window of Xiphophorus hellerii strain 12219 chromosome 12, Xiphophorus_hellerii-4.1, whole genome shotgun sequence DNA harbors:
- the vps33a gene encoding vacuolar protein sorting-associated protein 33A, producing the protein MAAHLSYGRVNLNILREAARKELREFLDKCAGSKAIVWDEYLTGPFGLIAQYSLLKEHEVEKMFTLKSGRLPSADVKNIIFFIRPRLELMDIIADNIFSEDKLHPARDFHILFVPRRSMLCEQRLKEQGVLGSFVNIDEYILDLIPFDGDLLSMEYESAFRECYLENDQTSLYHTAKGLMTLQALYGTIPQIFGKGDCARHVANMMLRMKREFAGTQNQILPVFDTLLLLDRNVDLLTPLATQLTYEGLIDEIYGINNGYVKLPPEKFAQKKQGEGSKDLPTEAKKLQLNSAEELYAEIRDKNFNAVGAALSKKAKIISAAFEERHNAKTVGEIKQFVSQLPHMQAARSSLANHTSVAELIKDITTSEAFFDNLTVEQEFMTGVDTDKVNTYIEDCIAQKDPLIKILRLVSMQSVCNNGLKPKVLDYYKREILQTYGYEHILTLNNLEKAGLLKPQTGSRNNYPTIRKTLKLWMEDANEQNPNDISYVYSGYAPLSIRLTQVLARPGWRSIEEVLKMLPGPHFEERQQLPSGLHKKRQQGENRTTLVFFLGGVTYAEIAALRFLSQMEDSGMEYIIATTKLINGTTWIKSLMDRPESQIP; encoded by the exons ATGGCTGCCCATCTTTCATACGGCAGagttaatttaaacattttgagagAAGCGGCACGAAAAGAGCTTCGAGAGTTTTTGGACAAATGTGCAGGaagtaag GCCATAGTTTGGGATGAGTATCTGACAGGGCCTTTTGGTCTGATAGCTCAGTACTCTCTTCTGAAG gaaCATGAAGTGGAAAAGATGTTTACCCTGAAGAGCGGCAGACTCCCCTCTGCTGACGTCAAAAACATCATCTTCTTCATCCGTCCCAGGCTGGAGCTTATGGACATCATAGCTGACAATATATTTAG TGAAGATAAGCTGCATCCGGCACGAGACTTCCACATCTTGTTCGTGCCCCGGCGGAGCATGCTGTGTGAACAGCGGCTGAAGGAGCAGGGAGTGCTGGGCTCCTTTGTCAACATCGATGAGTATATCCTGGACCTGATTCCTTTTGATGGTGACCTGCTTTCCATGGAGTATGAAAGCGCTTTTAGG GAGTGCTATCTGGAAAATGACCAGACGAGTTTGTACCACACAGCCAAAGGCCTCATGACCTTACAGGCGCTCTATGGTACCATCCCTCAGATATTTGGGAAAGGAGACTGTGCACGT catgTTGCCAACATGATGTTGCGGATGAAGAGGGAGTTTGCTGGCACTCAGAATCAGATTCTACCGGTGTTTGATACTCTTCTTCTCCTGGACCGTAACGTTGACCTACTGACCCCCCTCGCTACACAGCTCACCTACGAGGGACTTATTGATGAGATCTATGGAATAAATAATG GATATGTCAAGCTCCCTCCTGAGAAGTTTGCACAGAAGAAGCAAGGTGAAGGTAGCAAAGATTTGCCTACAGAGGCCAAGAAGTTGCAGCTGAACTCCGCCGAGGAACTGTACGCGGAAATCCGCGACAAAAACTTCAACGCTGTTGGAGCAGCGCTCAGCAAAAAGGCCAAAATTATATCTGCAGCCTTCGAG GAGCGCCATAATGCTAAAACAGTGGGCGAGATAAAGCAGTTTGTGTCTCAGCTGCCTCACATGCAGGCAGCTCGAAGCTCGCTGGCCAACCACACGTCTGTTGCTGAGCTGATTAAAGATATAACCA CATCTGAGGCCTTTTTTGATAACCTAACTGTGGAGCAGGAGTTTATGACGGGCGTCGACACGGACAAG GTGAACACATACATAGAAGACTGCATCGCCCAGAAGGATCCACTAATCAAGATTCTGCGCCTGGTGTCCATGCAGTCAGTGTGCAACAATGGCCTCAAGCCGAAGGTGCTGGACTACTACAAGAGGGAGATACTTCAG ACTTATGGCTATGAACACATACTAACGCTGAACAACCTAGAGAAGGCGGGTCTTCTGAAGCCACAGACAGGCTCCAGAAATAACTACCCCACTATTAGAAAAACCCTTAAGCTGTGGATGGAGGACGCCAACGAGCAG AACCCAAACGACATCTCGTACGTGTACAGCGGCTACGCTCCGCTTAGCATCCGGCTCACTCAGGTGCTGGCGAGGCCGGGCTGGCGCAGCATCGAAGAGGTGCTAAAGATGCTCCCGGGCCCACACTTCGAGGAGAGACAACAGCTTCCATCTGGACTTCATAAGAAAC GCCAACAAGGGGAAAACCGAACCACGCTGGTTTTCTTCCTCGGCGGGGTGACGTACGCAGAAATAGCCGCTCTGCGTTTCCTCTCTCAGATGGAAGACAGCGGCATGGAGTACATCATAGCCACTACAAAACTCATCAACGGCACCACTTGGATCAAATCCCTCATGGACAGACCTGAATCTCAGATTCCCTGA